From bacterium:
CGGCGCATCATGCCGCGTGCGACGGCCCGGATCGTGTTGAAGGCGCCTCTCAGGTTCGTGTCCAGGACCCGGTCCCAGTCCTCGTCGCTCAGGCGGATCAGGAGGTTGTCCTCCGTGATCCCCGCATTGTTGACGAGCACATCCACCGGCCCCAGGTCCGCTTCCACTCGCTCGACCAGGGCATTGACGGCAGCGGACTCGCTCACATCGCACCCGTAACCCCGGTGCCCCCCGCCCGGCAACTCGGCGGCGGTCGCGGCCGCGCGTCCTTCGTCCCGTCCGACCACAGCCACCCGCGCGCCGGCGCGCGCGAGTTCCTCCGCAATCCCCCGGCCGATTCCCCGCGTGCCGCCCGTGACCAGGGCGACCTGGCCGGCGAGCTCCCGAGCCGCTTCCTTGCCGTTGTCCGTCATGCCCCGATGAGCGCTTCGACTTCGTTTGCGGTTCCGACCGTCTGCGCCCGCTTGGTCCCGTCGATCCGCTTGAGCAGCCCGCTCAGCACCGAACCCGGCCCGAGCTCGAAGAACCGCTCGACGCCGCTGGACAGGATCGTACGCATCGACGCGACCCAGCGCACGGGCGCCGTGAGCTGGCGGATGAGCAGGTCACGGGCGGCCGCGCCGTCCCGCACCGGCTCCGCCGTCACGTTGGACACCACCGGGAACCGCGGGTCGGAGAACCGGATGCTCGCCAGGTGCGCCGCCAGCTCTCGTTCCGCCGGCGCCATCAGCGGAGAGTGGAACGCGCCCGACACGTTCAGGCGCAGAGCGCGACGCGCCCCCGCCGCCCGGGCGAGCTCGATCGCGCGCTCCACCGCCGCCACGTCGCCACTGATGACCACCTGGCCCGGCGCGTTGTAGTTCGCCGGCACACACTCCTCGCCCGCGACCGACGCCTCCCGGCAGACCCGCTCCACATCCTCGTCCGCGAGCCCGAGAACGGCCGCCATGGTGCCCGGCCTCGCCTCGCCGCTGCGGTACATGAGCTCGCCGCGCCGCCGCACCGCCTTCACCGCGGTCGCGAAGTCGAGCGTCCCCGCCGCGACGTGTGCGCTGAATTCGCCGAGCGAGTGCCCCGCCGCGACCTGCACGTCCCCGAGGGACTCCGCGACCAAACGATACACCGCGATCGAGTGGACCAGGATCGCCGGCTGCGCGTTGTGCGTCGCGGTCAGTTCCTCCTCGGGACCCTCCCAGGCGATCCGCGACAGCGGCACGCCGAGCACGTCCTCCGCCTCGCGCCACAGCTCGCGCGCGGCGGGGAAGCGCTCCGCGAGGTCGCGGCCCATCCCCACGAACTGGGAGCCCTGGCCAGGAAACAGGAGCGCTACCAACGCAACACCGCCGAGCCCCAGGTGAACCCAGCGCCGAACGCCACGAGGAGAACGTTGTCGCCCGGCTTCAGCCGGCCCTGCTCCTGCGCCTCGTCCAGCGCGATCGGGAGCGTGGCCGAGCTCATGTTGCCGTAGCGGTCCACGTTGACGAACACCTTCTCCATCGGGATCCCGGCGTACCGCGCTGTCGCTTCGATGATCCGGATGTTGGCCTGGTGCGGGATGAACAGGTCGATGTCTTCGCCCGTCATGCCGGCGCGCAGCAGCGCCTGGTCCGCAGCCTCGGCCATCGAGCGGACGGCGGCCTTGAAGACCTCGCGGCCCGCCATCTTGACGAGGTGCATCCGCTCATCGAGGAGCTTGTGGTCAAGCGGGACCTTCACGCCGCCGGCGGGCCGCCACAGCAACTCGGCCAGCGTGCCGTCCGAGCGCATGAACTGGGAGATGATCCCGCGGCCGTTGGTGGAGCGCCGCACGACCGCGGCCCCGGCGCCGTCGCCGAACAGCACGCACGTCGAGCGGTCCGTCCAGTCCGTGATCCCGCTCATCTTCTCGGTCGAGACCACGAGCGCGATCTCGCCGCGCCCTGCGGCGAGATAGCCCTCGGCCACCGAGAGCGCATAGATGAAGCCCGAGCAGGCGGCGGAGATGTCGAACGCCGCCGCGTTGCTGGCGCCGAGCAGCGCCTGGAGGTCGCACGCCGTGGAAGGCAGGAGACGGTCCGGCGTCGCCGTGGCGACGACGATCAGGTCGATCTCACCCGGCTGGACCTGCGCCCGACACATCGCGATCCGCGCAGCTTCGGCCCCCATCTCCGCGCAGCACTGGTCGGCCGCTGCGATCCGCCGCTCGCGGATCCCCGTCCTCTCGCGGATCCACTCGTCCGACGTGTCCACCATCCGTTCGAGATCGGCGTTCGTCAGCACCCGCTCCGGCAGGTACCGACCCGTCGCAGCGATCTCGACCAGCGGCTTGGGACCTTTCATGCGCCCTCCATTAGGCGTTGCGTCGTGGGCATCGCATCGCCCCCCGACTTCGCGTCCGACCCGTCATCGGGGCGACCTCCCAGCTCGCGACGGATGTGCCCCACCATGCGAGCCCCGACCGCCTGGCACGCCACGCGGATCGCGTTCTTGATCGCGCGCGGCGGGGACTCGCCGTGACAGATGATGGAGATTCCGTTGACTCCGAGCAGCGGCGCTCCGCCGTACTCCGTGTAGTCGAGGATCCGCGCCACCCGCTCCAGCCGCGCCTCGATCGCTTCGTCGCCCAACTCCCGGACGACCAGGCCGTAGACGAACTCCGCGACGGACTCGTAGAACTTCAACAGCACGTTGCCCGCGAAGCCGTCCGTCACCAGGACATCGCAGACGCCCTTGATGATGTCGCGGCCCTCGACGTTGCCGATGAAGTTGAGCCCGCTCTCCTTGAGTAGGCCGTACGCCTCGACCGCCAGCTCGTTGCCCTTCTCGGGCTCTTCGCCGATGTTGAGCAACCCCACCCGCGGCCGGGGCCGCTTCAGCACGTCCTGGACGTACACCGCGCCGAGCCGCGCGAACTGCAGCAGATGCGTGGGCTTGCAGTCCACGTTGGCGCCGGCGTCCACCAGCACCACCGGGTCGGCGGCCGTCGGGAGTGCCGTCGCCACCGTCGGGCGGTCCACGCCCGGGATCGGCCGCAGGATCAGCAGCGAGGCGGCCATCACCGCCCCGGTGGAGCCGGCGCTCACGAAGGCGTCGGCGCGGCCTTCGCGCTGGAGCTTCAGCCCGGCAACGATCGAAGACTCCGGCTTGCGGCGCACCGCCGCCGCCGGCGGCTCTCCGGGCTCGATCCGGTCGGGCACGTGCATGATCTCGAGGCGAGGCGGCACCGGCTCGCCACACAGCGCGAGTTCCGCCTCGATCTTCTCACGGTCGCCGACCAGGATCAGCTCGACGTCCGACGTGAGCTCGCGCAACGCCTGGACCGCACCCCGCACCTCGGCGGCCGGATGGGTGTCGGTGCCCATGGCGTCCAGCGCGATGCGCAACCGCCCTCCTAGATCTGCTCGACCTCGACGACCTGCTCCCCACGATAGGTGCCGCAGCTCGGGCACACGCGGTGGGGGAGCTTGGGATCACCGCAACGCGGGCACGGGACCAGGTGCGGCACCGGCGCCTTGTAGTGCGTGCGGCGCTTCCGCTTCCGCTGCTTCGATACCTTTTTCTTCGGGACGGCCATGATGCCTCCGTGATCAGTCGAACCTCACGCGCCGCAACTCCGCCCACCGCTCGTCGCCGCCGGTCGAGCCGCAACCGCACTCCCCTTCGTTCAGGTTCGCGCCGCAGCGCGGGCAGAGCCCGCGACACGTCTCCTGGCACAACGGGTACTGCGGAGCCGCGAGCAGGACGTGCTCACGCAGCGGTTCCGCCAGCGCCAGGGTCCGCGCGCCCGCCGGCAGGGGATACACCTCCTCCCACTCCGCCTCGGCGCGTCCGAGCCCGGACTTGAAAACTAGCGAGACCGACTCGTCCACGTCCACGAGCATCGGCGCCAGACAGCGGCGGCACTCCGTCTCGATACGCGCGTGGAAACGGCCGCGCACGACGACGTCGGCACCGGACAACTGCGCTTCGAGACGGACCTCGACGGGGCCATCGAAGCGGAGCCCGGTGTCGGCCCAGGTCGGGCTGTCTGCGGCGATCCGGTCATCGACGCGGACGCGCCGGTCCCGTTCCAACCGGATGAGATCGAGTTCCGGCATAGCCCAGTAAGATGGGCAGTTAGCGGCGCTGTGTCAACGCGCCGTCCGTCGCTGCGAGACCGCCTGCGCGTCCGCCGGCGAGCGCCGCCCGGAGACCGCTCAGCCCGCCTCGGGCGCGGCCCCCAGGATGTCTGCGGTGGCGAAGAAGAACGCCGCCTCCCGCTGCGCCGTCTCGGGAGCGTCCGACGCGTGGATCGCGTTGCGCTCCTTGGACTCGGCGTATAGGGCACGCACCGTGCCGGGCTTGGCCTCCGCCGGGTCCGTGGCGCCGATCACCTCCCGGAGCCGGGCCACGGCGTTCTCGCGCTCGAGCAGCACCGGAACGACCGGGCCCGAGGTCATGAACCGCACGAGCGACTCGAAGAACGGGCGTTCCCGGTGGACCGCGTAGAACTCGCGCGCCTGGGCCTCGGTGAGTCGCAACATCCGGATCCCGCGGATGCGGAACCCGTCCTCTTCGAGGTGTGCGAGGATACGCCCGGTGAGGTTGCGGGCGACCGCGTCGGGCTTGATGATGGCGAGCGTGTATTCCATGGCGTCAACGTGCGAAGAGTTTGCGGATGATCTCGGAGCGTGTGAGCAAGCCCGTGAGCTTGCCTTCGCTGACCACCGGGAGCTGCTCCACGTCCTTGTTGATCATGAGGTTCGCCGCCTCGACCAGTCCCATGTCCGCCGAGACGCAGAGGACGGAGCGGGTCATGATCTCCCGGACCGGGATCGCCGGGAGGTCCTCGCCGGCGCCCTGCTCGCCGACGCGCGGGATCTGGGGCAGCAGGGCACGCATGACGTCCACCTCCGAGACGATCCCGAGGACCTCGCGCTTCTCGCCGGTGACGACGACGGCGCGCGCGTGTTCGCGCACCATGATCTCGACCACGTCTCTGGCCGTGGCCTCGGGTGAGACGACCGGCACGTGGTGAGCCATGATGTCCCGGACCGCGAGCTCCGGCTCGATGCTCAGGTCGCGGATCTCGGGGATCGCAAGCACGTCCTCCGGCGAGCGGGCGGCCAGCAGCGCCTCCAGGACGCGGTCGTGACGGAGCAGTCGACCGATCGCCGAGAGCGTCTGGAGGTAACGGGAGGCGCCGTCGCGTGGCGCGAGGATGAGGATGATCACCTGCGGCCGCACCCTGTCGCCGATCTCCGGCGCGGCGAGGGGCTGGGGTGCGACGCCGAGGGCGACGGTGAGTCGGTCCACGGCGTCCGTGCGCTGGTGAGGCAGCGCCACCCTCTCGCCGATGGTGACCAGGTCGCGGCCGCCGGCGTCGCCGACCAGCCGATCGATGGACGGCGGCGTACGAACGAGCCCTTGCTGCGCGAGCCGCTGGACCAGCGCAATGACGGCCTCGCGCAGCGAGGTGGCTTCCAGCGGGACGACGATGTGGTCCGCCGTGAGGAGTTCGCGTAACTTCATACGGGTCACCCGGACCGGCTGCGCCGGTCAGAGCGCCTCCCGGATCAGGTCCACGACCTCGATCGGACGGCGGGCGACACGCACGCCGTTCTCCTCGAACGCGCGGATCTTCTCGGCGGCAGTGCCCGAGGAGCCGCTGATGATCGCACCGGCGTGCCCCATCCGGCGCCCCGGAGGCGCCGTCTGCCCTGCAATGAAGCCCACGACCGGCTTGGACATCCGTTCGCGGATGAACGCCGCCGCGTCCTGCTCGTCCGTGCCGCCGATCTCTCCGATCAGGACCACCGCCCGAGTTTCGTCATCCTCCTCGAACGCGGCCAAGCAGTCGATGAACGACGTCCCGATGATCGGGTCGCCGCCGATCCCCACGCACGTCGTCTGGCCCAGGCCGGCGCGCGTGAGCTGGTGCACGACCTCGTAGGTGAGCGTTCCCGAGCGCGACACGACGCCGATGGGGCCGCGTGTGACGATCTGGCCGGGGATGATGCCGATCTTGGTGCGGCCGGGTGAGATGAGGCCGGGGCAGTTCGGTCCGATGAGGCGCGCGCCCCGCTCCAGGACGAAGGGATACACCCGCGTCATGTCGAGGACCGGGATACCCTCCGTGATCGCGACGATGAGCTTCACGCCGGCGTCCGCCGCCTCCATGATCGCGTCCGCGGCGGATGCGGGCGGCACGTAGATCACCGAGGCGTTCGCGCCGGTCTCGGCGACGGCCCGGTCCATCGTGTCGAAGATCGGCACCCGCACGCCGTTCGGCCCCTCGAACGTCTGCCCGCCCTTGCCCGGCGTGACGCCGGCCACGACCGCGGTGCCGTACTCGATCATCTGCCGTGCGTGGAACGAGCCGTCGCGGCCCGTGATCCCCTGCACGATCAACCGTGTGCTTTCGTCAGCAAAGATCGCCATGATCAGCCACTCACTCAGGCAGCCCGGCCGGCCAGCTCGACCGCCCGCTGGACGACCTCGTCCATCGACGTCGACGCACTGAAGCCCGCGCCCTGGAGGATCTCGAGGGCGAGCTGCTCGTTCGTGCCGGTCAACCGGATCACGATCGGCACGCGCATCTCGATACGACGGCTCGCCTCCACGATCCCGTTGGCGACGTCATCGCACCGCGTGATGCCGCCGAAGATGTTGAACAGGATGACCTTGACGTTCGGGTCCTGGGTGATGATCCGGAGCGCGTTGACGACCTTGTCCGGGTTGGACGAGCCGCCGATGTCCAAGAAGTTCGCCGGCTCGCCGCCGTAGAACTTGATCAGGTCCATGGTGGCCATGGCCAGGCCGGCCCCGTTGACCACCGCCCCGATGGTGCCGTCGAGCTTGACGTAGGTGAGCCCTGCCTCGCGCGCCTCGGTCTCGGCGGCCGGCTCCGCCGTGGTGTCGCGCAGTGCCGCGATCTCGGGTCGCCGGAAGAGCTCGTTGTCGTCGATGTTCATCTTGGCGTCGATCGCTTTGACCTCGCCCTCCGGCGTGGTGATCAGCGGGTTGATCTCGGCGAGCGAGGCGCCGCTCTCGACGAACGCGCGGTACAGGCTCCGCAGGATCGCGGCGCAGGCCCGCTGCTGCGCGGGCTGGTCGTACAGCGTCGCGGCGAGCCAGTACGCCTGGTGCGGGAGCAGGCCGTAGCGCGGATCGACCGTGAGGCGGCGAATGGCCTCGGGCGCTCGGGCGGCCACCTCCTCGATGTCCACGCCCCCTTCCCGGCTCACCATGAAAACGGGCCGCTTCGAGGCCCGATCCACGATCACGCCCACGTAGGACTCGGAGGCGATCTCCTCGGCCGGCGTCACCAGGACCTTGTTCACCCTCAGGCCCTTGATCTCCATACCGAGGATGGCCGCGGCCTTCTCCCGGGCCTCGGCAGGCGTGTCCGCGAGCTTGACGCCTCCCGCCTTGCCGCGTCCGCCGGCGTGGACCTGGGCCTTGACGACGACGCGGCGGCCGTACCGCGCCGCAATGGCCTCGGCCTCCTCCGGCGTCGTGGCCACCTCGCCCGGCGGCACCGGTACGCCGTACGAGCGCAGGATCTCCCTGGCCTGGTACTCGTGAATGTTCATTCGCTCAATCGCACGTGTTCGGGTCGTCGGATGGAGTTCGGGCGGCGTCCGGCACGATCTCCGTCCCCGCCTCGCCTCGAACGGCCGGCCAGCCCAGGTCGAGCCGGGTGATGATCGCCCGCCGCCCGCCGTGTCTGACGAACGAGACCGCCGCTTCGACTTTCGGCGCCATGCTCCCCTTCCCCAGCTCTCCGGCAGCCAGCAGCGCCTCCGCCTCGCTGGCCGTGAGCCGGCGGAGGAGCTCCGCGTCCGGGCGGCCGAAGCCACGGTAGACGCCCTCGACGTTCGTCAGGATCAACAGCACTTCGGCGCCGATGTCCCGTGCCAGGACCTCCGCGGCCCGGTCCTTGTCCACCACGCCGTCCAGCCCCTCCAGCCCGAGCACCGGGTCCCGGTACACCGGCGTCCCGCCGCCGCCGGCCGCGATGACGATCGTGCCCGCCTCCAGCAGGCGCCGGATCTCCTCGCGCTCCACGATGGCCAGCGGCCGCGGGGACGGCGCCAGCCGCCGCCAGCCGCCCTGCACCTCGCCCACCACCCAGCCGAGCTCTCGCTCCAGCGCCAGGGCGTGGTCCCGGTCCAGCAACCGCCCGACCGGCTTGACCGGGTCACGGCTCGCCGGGTCGTCCGGGTCGACCAGCACCTGCGTGAGCAGCGTCACCACGCTCCGGGTGACGCCGGCCCGCTCCAGCGCGTTCTGCAACGACTGCTGGATCATGTAGCCGATCCAGCCGGCGGTCGCGGCCACCAGGACACCCAGCGGCAACGGCGGCAACCGTCCGCGCGCCAGCTCGTTGCGCAGCAGTTCGTCTCCGATCTGCGGCCCGTTGCCGTGGACGAGCGCGATCCGCCAGCCGGCGCGGGCGAGCTCGACGACCGGCTCGAGGCTCTCGCGGGTGTGCGCGAACTGCTGGTGGATGTCGCCGTGCTCGTCGGGCGGCAGGAGGGCGTTGCCTCCGAGGGCCACCACGATCGAGTGCGGCTGCGAAGGAGCTGGAAACGGCCGCGCCATCATAACCCTGCCGGTCGGAGGTCGCAAGCAGGGGGAACGGGTGTTTGTGTCGCCCGCGGGGCGAGCCTCGGCCCGCCCCGGTCCGACTCAACGCTCCGGCGGCCGCTGCACCGCCTGTTCCAGGACCCGACGCAGCGCATGCCACGCCTCGCCGAAGCCCGCCCAGTCCCCCTCCCGCAACCGCCGCTCCGCCTGGTCGAAGAGCTCCAGGGCGCGGTGGGGCAAGCCGCCCGCCCCCTCGACCCCGGCCGCGATCGGCTCCGGCTCGCGAACCCGGTCCGATGGGCGGTCCGCCGCGCCGCGCAACGCGGCGACCGCACCGGCCAGCGTGAGATCCATGCTGACGGCGCGGCCGTCGCTGGCGATGACCCGCTGGAGTTCGGGGATCGAGTTCCCCTGCCCGGAGAGGAAGAGCGGCTCGACGTAAAGGAACGTGCTGTCGAGCGGCACGATCCGCAGACGCCCGAGGTCCACGTCGCTGCCCGACTGCCGCCACCAGCTCAGGTGCTGGGAGATCGTCGGGTCTTGTTCGATCAGGATCTCCACCTGGGCCGGCCCCGGCACCTGCTGGTTCCGCGGGAGCTCCAGGAGGATGAGCTGGC
This genomic window contains:
- the fabG gene encoding 3-oxoacyl-[acyl-carrier-protein] reductase → MTDNGKEAARELAGQVALVTGGTRGIGRGIAEELARAGARVAVVGRDEGRAAATAAELPGGGHRGYGCDVSESAAVNALVERVEADLGPVDVLVNNAGITEDNLLIRLSDEDWDRVLDTNLRGAFNTIRAVARGMMRRRSGRIINVTSVVGLVGNKGQANYAASKAGLIGLTKAVAKELASRGVLCNAVAPGYIDTEMTAALAPAVREELAARIPLGRLGTAEDVAGVVRFLAGPGARYITGQVIVVDGGMVM
- the fabD gene encoding [acyl-carrier-protein] S-malonyltransferase, with protein sequence MVALLFPGQGSQFVGMGRDLAERFPAARELWREAEDVLGVPLSRIAWEGPEEELTATHNAQPAILVHSIAVYRLVAESLGDVQVAAGHSLGEFSAHVAAGTLDFATAVKAVRRRGELMYRSGEARPGTMAAVLGLADEDVERVCREASVAGEECVPANYNAPGQVVISGDVAAVERAIELARAAGARRALRLNVSGAFHSPLMAPAERELAAHLASIRFSDPRFPVVSNVTAEPVRDGAAARDLLIRQLTAPVRWVASMRTILSSGVERFFELGPGSVLSGLLKRIDGTKRAQTVGTANEVEALIGA
- a CDS encoding 3-oxoacyl-ACP synthase, producing MKGPKPLVEIAATGRYLPERVLTNADLERMVDTSDEWIRERTGIRERRIAAADQCCAEMGAEAARIAMCRAQVQPGEIDLIVVATATPDRLLPSTACDLQALLGASNAAAFDISAACSGFIYALSVAEGYLAAGRGEIALVVSTEKMSGITDWTDRSTCVLFGDGAGAAVVRRSTNGRGIISQFMRSDGTLAELLWRPAGGVKVPLDHKLLDERMHLVKMAGREVFKAAVRSMAEAADQALLRAGMTGEDIDLFIPHQANIRIIEATARYAGIPMEKVFVNVDRYGNMSSATLPIALDEAQEQGRLKPGDNVLLVAFGAGFTWGSAVLRW
- a CDS encoding phosphate acyltransferase PlsX — its product is MRIALDAMGTDTHPAAEVRGAVQALRELTSDVELILVGDREKIEAELALCGEPVPPRLEIMHVPDRIEPGEPPAAAVRRKPESSIVAGLKLQREGRADAFVSAGSTGAVMAASLLILRPIPGVDRPTVATALPTAADPVVLVDAGANVDCKPTHLLQFARLGAVYVQDVLKRPRPRVGLLNIGEEPEKGNELAVEAYGLLKESGLNFIGNVEGRDIIKGVCDVLVTDGFAGNVLLKFYESVAEFVYGLVVRELGDEAIEARLERVARILDYTEYGGAPLLGVNGISIICHGESPPRAIKNAIRVACQAVGARMVGHIRRELGGRPDDGSDAKSGGDAMPTTQRLMEGA
- a CDS encoding 50S ribosomal protein L32 — protein: MAVPKKKVSKQRKRKRRTHYKAPVPHLVPCPRCGDPKLPHRVCPSCGTYRGEQVVEVEQI
- a CDS encoding nucleoside-diphosphate kinase; the encoded protein is MEYTLAIIKPDAVARNLTGRILAHLEEDGFRIRGIRMLRLTEAQAREFYAVHRERPFFESLVRFMTSGPVVPVLLERENAVARLREVIGATDPAEAKPGTVRALYAESKERNAIHASDAPETAQREAAFFFATADILGAAPEAG
- a CDS encoding succinate--CoA ligase subunit alpha, yielding MAIFADESTRLIVQGITGRDGSFHARQMIEYGTAVVAGVTPGKGGQTFEGPNGVRVPIFDTMDRAVAETGANASVIYVPPASAADAIMEAADAGVKLIVAITEGIPVLDMTRVYPFVLERGARLIGPNCPGLISPGRTKIGIIPGQIVTRGPIGVVSRSGTLTYEVVHQLTRAGLGQTTCVGIGGDPIIGTSFIDCLAAFEEDDETRAVVLIGEIGGTDEQDAAAFIRERMSKPVVGFIAGQTAPPGRRMGHAGAIISGSSGTAAEKIRAFEENGVRVARRPIEVVDLIREAL
- a CDS encoding ADP-forming succinate--CoA ligase subunit beta is translated as MNIHEYQAREILRSYGVPVPPGEVATTPEEAEAIAARYGRRVVVKAQVHAGGRGKAGGVKLADTPAEAREKAAAILGMEIKGLRVNKVLVTPAEEIASESYVGVIVDRASKRPVFMVSREGGVDIEEVAARAPEAIRRLTVDPRYGLLPHQAYWLAATLYDQPAQQRACAAILRSLYRAFVESGASLAEINPLITTPEGEVKAIDAKMNIDDNELFRRPEIAALRDTTAEPAAETEAREAGLTYVKLDGTIGAVVNGAGLAMATMDLIKFYGGEPANFLDIGGSSNPDKVVNALRIITQDPNVKVILFNIFGGITRCDDVANGIVEASRRIEMRVPIVIRLTGTNEQLALEILQGAGFSASTSMDEVVQRAVELAGRAA
- a CDS encoding carbamate kinase — protein: MARPFPAPSQPHSIVVALGGNALLPPDEHGDIHQQFAHTRESLEPVVELARAGWRIALVHGNGPQIGDELLRNELARGRLPPLPLGVLVAATAGWIGYMIQQSLQNALERAGVTRSVVTLLTQVLVDPDDPASRDPVKPVGRLLDRDHALALERELGWVVGEVQGGWRRLAPSPRPLAIVEREEIRRLLEAGTIVIAAGGGGTPVYRDPVLGLEGLDGVVDKDRAAEVLARDIGAEVLLILTNVEGVYRGFGRPDAELLRRLTASEAEALLAAGELGKGSMAPKVEAAVSFVRHGGRRAIITRLDLGWPAVRGEAGTEIVPDAARTPSDDPNTCD